The Quercus robur chromosome 3, dhQueRobu3.1, whole genome shotgun sequence DNA segment GAGCTAGCATATTTCATCTCCTTTCCAATTATCCTTCTCCTTTGGGCCAGTTGGCCCTTCTTCACCATAAAGCTCTGTTGGAAACAACTCAAAAATAATGTTCTCCACTGAAAATCTAACAAACAGTGGAAGAAGGTCAATTAACTTCTCTAGTTCTGCTCGCGAATCGTACACAATGGTTGGACCCCACTCTCTCATATACTGCAACCAACATGGTTCCTTCATGATTTCATCATCAAGATACTCAGCTGCAATAATCTGATACCTGGTGCTCGAATCAACAATAAATTTGCTTCGAGCAGCATCGTTTCTCACTCCTATTCCCAGCTTCGATGACCCCTGAAGGTATGTCCCAGGATGCGGGTAGCTAGCATGACCACATTTTGATGAATATACAATTGACTTATTCCCTTCAATGAACTCCAGGTTAAAAGCATCCACCCATTCACCACCACTATGTTGTGAGAAGAATACACTCCAAAGTTCTCCGGTGAAGTTGCTCACACGGAGGGTGAAATGCTCCCAGTCACCAACATGTTGCCCTATCTTGCTCATGGCAATACTCATTAACCCAACTTTAATGGTGGCAGGTCCATTAAAGGGGCAAAAAACCCACATCACAATATCGGTAAATGTTCCTCCCATTGCTGGTTTGACATGAACATAGAGCTCTGCACTCTCTAAGTTTCCGTTCTTGAGATGATCTCTCGCATCATCTTTGTTCGGCAAATCTATCCAAAATGCACCATCGTTTTTCCCACCACTAGGCAAGTTTGAGCCCCTGTAATCAATGGATTCACCCTTTACATTGCCATCTTGGTATAAAAGTGCCCCATTCTTGAAAAACCATTGCACTGATGAAGGCAAATAAACCTCGTCAGGATGGAAGAAAACAGTCGGTCCATAGTGCTTAATGAGTGCTTCAATCTGGTTTAGATTTGGCATAGCATGTAGTGTGGAATCAAGATTCTTCAAGCATGAGATTTCTAGCTCTTCTTCAGAATCTAAGTAGGTGCTGCAGTAGAATGTCCCAACAGAAACACCTCTGGCCAACATCCCCCTTTTGCAGGGTCTTGTGTTCCAAACCTGAAATGGgtactttgaaaattttgaatctgTGGTAAGTATAAGATCACCCATTTCACAACTTTCTGTAAGATCCACTCGGACACATCTAACTTCTTCAAGTTTAGGCTCTTCTGGCTTGTCAGTAACCACAACTCCCATGGCTTTATAACCCAATGGTGGGTTTGGCAGCCAGAAGTAACCACAACCAATGTGTTCTGTATCTGTACTCCAGATAAGTGTGTAGTTAAGAGGCTTTTTTAGGGCTGGCATGTCTAATACCGGTTCATGGGCATAACCAACTTCCTCCTCAGGAGAAGAAGTAGCATTACGAGCTACAAGAACATACCCTCTCAATGGCTGGTCATTGGGCTGGCAGTAGTGACCAAGGCAGAAAAAGCCATCTGGGATCCCCACAGGTTTGTAGAATGTGAGACCTTTATTAGTTTTTCCATGCATCAGATTGCAGCTCCAAATGCTCTCAAACTTGGAGACTTTGAGAACTTCTAATTCACCTAAGCATATTCTTCCAGTAGCAAAACCTTGGCCTGAGTCGAAGCCAGCACACCGTTTAGAAAAGATAGAACACATAGTCATGATAATTTTGCAGGCCACAGCAAAAAGGTAAACATCAAGAGGTGCAATAATGGAGAAGTAGTACTGCAAACTATGCAGTACTACTTGCATACATTGTGGCAAAAAGACATTTGCTTCTGTATTATTACACAAGACCTGCTTTCTAATATACTAACTGACTCGAAACAGGCATTGTTGGATTTACAAAAAGGGTCAGAAAATGCAGTTCTTGGCACAAAAAATC contains these protein-coding regions:
- the LOC126717529 gene encoding hypothetical protein At1g04090 — translated: MFGCECLCWESESEFYFSQPQPFSLPANLPEWPQGQGFATGRICLGELEVLKVSKFESIWSCNLMHGKTNKGLTFYKPVGIPDGFFCLGHYCQPNDQPLRGYVLVARNATSSPEEEVGYAHEPVLDMPALKKPLNYTLIWSTDTEHIGCGYFWLPNPPLGYKAMGVVVTDKPEEPKLEEVRCVRVDLTESCEMGDLILTTDSKFSKYPFQVWNTRPCKRGMLARGVSVGTFYCSTYLDSEEELEISCLKNLDSTLHAMPNLNQIEALIKHYGPTVFFHPDEVYLPSSVQWFFKNGALLYQDGNVKGESIDYRGSNLPSGGKNDGAFWIDLPNKDDARDHLKNGNLESAELYVHVKPAMGGTFTDIVMWVFCPFNGPATIKVGLMSIAMSKIGQHVGDWEHFTLRVSNFTGELWSVFFSQHSGGEWVDAFNLEFIEGNKSIVYSSKCGHASYPHPGTYLQGSSKLGIGVRNDAARSKFIVDSSTRYQIIAAEYLDDEIMKEPCWLQYMREWGPTIVYDSRAELEKLIDLLPLFVRFSVENIIFELFPTELYGEEGPTGPKEKDNWKGDEIC